A genomic segment from Bradyrhizobium sp. CB1015 encodes:
- a CDS encoding LysR family transcriptional regulator: MPELRRMLPSSNALFVFDAAARNGSFTAAAAELNVTQPAVSRMLGQFEEHLGVRLFDRTAGRAVLTEEGELLYRRVLEGFRSIESGLVEIERRRKGTETVTLSVSSAFTTHWLMPRIDKLQKQFPQVDLRFQLISGALRGPVENVDLGMRFRDRDEPSSGGTLVMKEVMLPMCSPGYLGETDPTEGNTIIRLAETPGDWAADYASLLTGRRGAAKALSFTDYAVVVQAALLGQGIALGWLTVASHWLLTGALVPASDTLTTTRRICEFLPPRNRIMRPIAAEIRDWIIAQMKSEIAAIDRLYPKLGAMAACY, from the coding sequence ATGCCCGAGCTCCGCCGCATGCTGCCGTCCAGCAACGCCCTGTTCGTCTTCGACGCGGCGGCGCGCAATGGCAGCTTCACGGCTGCGGCCGCCGAATTGAACGTGACGCAGCCGGCGGTGAGCCGGATGCTCGGCCAGTTCGAGGAGCATCTCGGCGTCCGCCTGTTCGATCGCACAGCAGGGCGCGCGGTGCTCACCGAGGAAGGCGAGCTGCTCTATCGCCGCGTGCTCGAAGGCTTCCGCAGCATCGAGAGCGGGCTCGTCGAGATCGAGCGGCGCCGCAAGGGCACCGAGACGGTGACGCTGTCGGTCTCCTCCGCCTTCACCACGCATTGGCTGATGCCGCGCATCGACAAGCTGCAGAAACAGTTTCCGCAAGTGGATCTGCGCTTCCAGCTCATCTCCGGCGCGCTCCGCGGGCCGGTGGAGAATGTCGATCTCGGCATGCGCTTCCGTGACCGCGACGAGCCGTCCTCCGGCGGCACGCTGGTGATGAAGGAAGTGATGCTGCCGATGTGCAGCCCCGGCTATCTCGGCGAGACTGATCCCACCGAGGGCAACACCATCATCCGCCTCGCCGAGACGCCGGGCGACTGGGCCGCGGATTACGCTTCGCTCCTCACCGGCCGCCGCGGCGCGGCCAAGGCGCTGAGCTTCACCGACTATGCCGTCGTGGTGCAGGCGGCCCTGCTCGGGCAGGGTATTGCGCTCGGCTGGCTGACGGTCGCCTCGCACTGGCTGCTCACCGGCGCGCTGGTGCCGGCCTCCGATACGTTGACCACCACGCGCCGCATCTGCGAATTCCTGCCGCCGCGCAACCGGATCATGCGTCCCATCGCCGCCGAGATCCGCGACTGGATCATCGCGCAGATGAAAAGCGAGATCGCCGCGATCGACCGGCTCTATCCGAAGCTCGGCGCGATGGCGGCGTGCTACTAG
- a CDS encoding ABC transporter ATP-binding protein, with translation MDKRAESVEIRSASKAYGAVRALDDVSLNVGAGEFVSLLGPSGSGKTTLLGILGGFILPTSGTILFGGRDVTYMPPHKRDIGVVFQNYALFPHMSVGENVAFPLRARRLPKSFWPDKVRAALSMVGLAGYEERGIAQLSGGQRQRVALARAMIFEPRLILMDEPLSALDKQLRESMQIELRALHKRIQATIIYVTHDQREALTMSDRVAVMKDGRLVQIDEPARLHDHPADSFVASFIGEATMLPVRRVDACSVALGNAVLRSARAIPDGDALMLAVHSEKLLIDDGAQDVACNRLTGTVTDIVYQGESLRIFLALADGIALSLRQPSYHQAYHRIPPLGGSLTVTLHPEDTIVVPRARE, from the coding sequence TTGGACAAGCGAGCGGAAAGCGTCGAGATCAGGTCCGCCAGCAAGGCCTATGGCGCCGTTCGCGCCCTCGACGACGTTTCCCTCAATGTCGGCGCCGGTGAATTTGTCTCACTGCTTGGCCCCTCCGGCTCCGGCAAGACCACGCTGCTCGGCATTTTGGGCGGCTTCATCCTGCCGACCTCAGGCACGATTCTGTTCGGCGGCCGTGACGTCACCTACATGCCGCCGCACAAGCGCGACATCGGCGTGGTGTTCCAGAATTACGCGCTGTTTCCGCACATGAGCGTCGGCGAGAACGTCGCCTTTCCCTTGCGCGCGCGACGCCTGCCGAAATCCTTCTGGCCGGACAAGGTGCGCGCAGCGCTCAGCATGGTCGGCCTTGCCGGCTATGAAGAGCGCGGCATCGCGCAGCTCTCCGGCGGTCAGCGCCAGCGCGTGGCGTTGGCGCGCGCCATGATCTTCGAGCCGCGCCTGATCCTGATGGACGAGCCGCTCTCTGCGCTCGACAAGCAGCTCCGCGAATCCATGCAGATCGAGTTGCGCGCGCTGCACAAGCGCATCCAGGCCACCATCATCTATGTCACCCATGACCAGCGCGAGGCGCTGACCATGAGCGACCGCGTCGCCGTCATGAAGGACGGCCGGCTGGTCCAGATCGACGAGCCGGCGCGGCTGCACGACCATCCCGCCGATTCCTTCGTCGCCAGCTTCATCGGCGAAGCCACGATGCTGCCGGTCCGCCGCGTCGATGCCTGCAGCGTTGCACTCGGCAATGCCGTGCTGCGCAGCGCGCGCGCCATTCCCGATGGCGATGCACTGATGCTGGCCGTGCACAGCGAGAAGCTGCTGATCGATGACGGCGCGCAGGATGTCGCCTGCAACCGGCTGACCGGGACTGTCACCGACATCGTCTACCAGGGCGAGAGCCTGCGCATTTTCCTCGCGCTCGCCGACGGCATCGCGCTCAGCCTGCGCCAGCCGAGCTACCACCAGGCCTATCACCGCATCCCGCCGCTTGGCGGCAGCCTCACCGTCACCCTCCACCCCGAGGACACCATCGTCGTCCCGAGGGCAAGAGAGTGA
- a CDS encoding HAD family hydrolase: MSTQAAFSNFKVLTFDVVGTLIDFETGVLSAVRKISGKTPAELSDDQIFESYKRGRDKHYERSSEVMFYVYRYLAQELGLPADDASCDVFQLAVLRWGPFSDSVEALKRLRTKFRLVAMTNADRVALSCYAHALGNPFDDTVCADDTGVAKPNPEFFAYNKGRQSAFGYKQSDILHVAQSQYHDIGIARKLGYKVCWIERRQGIAGFGGTPAVETLTRPDFHYPTLKALADAAIGPAA, translated from the coding sequence ATGTCGACCCAAGCCGCATTCAGCAATTTCAAGGTTCTCACCTTCGACGTCGTCGGCACCCTGATCGATTTCGAGACCGGCGTGCTCTCCGCGGTGCGCAAGATCTCGGGCAAGACGCCGGCCGAGCTCAGCGACGACCAGATCTTCGAATCCTACAAGCGCGGCCGCGACAAGCACTATGAGCGCTCGAGCGAGGTGATGTTTTACGTTTACCGTTACCTCGCGCAGGAACTCGGGCTGCCAGCGGATGACGCCTCATGCGACGTCTTCCAGCTCGCCGTGCTGCGCTGGGGGCCGTTCTCCGATTCCGTCGAGGCGCTCAAGCGGCTGCGCACGAAGTTCCGTCTGGTCGCGATGACCAATGCCGACCGCGTCGCGCTGTCGTGCTACGCGCATGCGCTCGGCAATCCCTTCGATGACACCGTCTGTGCCGACGACACCGGCGTTGCCAAGCCCAATCCGGAATTCTTCGCCTACAATAAGGGCCGCCAGTCGGCGTTCGGCTACAAGCAGTCCGACATCCTGCACGTCGCGCAGAGCCAGTATCACGACATCGGGATCGCGCGGAAGCTCGGCTACAAGGTGTGCTGGATCGAGCGCCGCCAGGGCATCGCCGGCTTCGGCGGCACACCGGCGGTGGAGACGCTGACCAGGCCGGACTTCCATTATCCGACCCTGAAGGCGCTTGCCGACGCCGCGATCGGGCCGGCAGCGTAA
- a CDS encoding FAD-binding oxidoreductase: MTRDWRALPSVNSLWEATADPARAFPVLSSEQQADVVIIGAGYTGLSAAHHIAKSGLSPIVLEANRPGWGASGRNGGVITAKFRLSFREIDAVHGRDMARRMYEIAHESTDMVEELVSEFGITSANLVRTGQVKAAHNETTLRAAIDEANWMTREMGSAEVRILDKNGVREETGSDSFVGGVLNPGSGGIHPLNYLRGLADGVARRGVPVFQESPVVKLRREKDGIIAETPRGTVRAKQAIIATNSYSDLTSATAHLQRTLIPFRSAMVATERLSRNLAGKLMPTGRTYTETKRMMRWFRMVDNRVIFGGRGAFGKQDSQAAFDALRKAMVGIFPDLADVPLEYKWSGLVAMTLDSVPHIGRLDDRTLFSVGYNGAGVAMSSLMGRYLAAFVRGETPDVGLLDARRMKAIPFYPLREPAVRIVAGWYQFLDAIGQ; this comes from the coding sequence ATGACACGGGACTGGCGCGCGCTGCCATCGGTCAATTCGCTGTGGGAAGCCACGGCGGATCCGGCGCGCGCGTTTCCCGTGCTCTCGAGTGAGCAACAGGCGGATGTGGTGATCATCGGCGCCGGCTACACCGGCCTGTCCGCCGCGCACCACATCGCCAAGAGCGGGCTCAGCCCCATCGTGCTCGAGGCGAACCGCCCCGGCTGGGGCGCGAGCGGGCGCAATGGCGGGGTGATCACCGCAAAGTTCCGCCTGTCGTTTCGCGAGATCGATGCCGTGCACGGGCGCGACATGGCACGGCGCATGTACGAGATCGCGCATGAATCGACCGACATGGTCGAGGAGCTTGTCTCCGAATTCGGCATCACCAGCGCAAACCTTGTGCGCACCGGCCAGGTCAAGGCCGCGCACAACGAGACGACGCTCCGGGCCGCGATCGACGAGGCCAACTGGATGACGCGCGAGATGGGCTCTGCCGAGGTCCGCATCCTCGACAAGAACGGCGTGCGCGAGGAGACCGGCTCCGACAGCTTCGTCGGCGGCGTGCTCAATCCCGGCTCGGGCGGCATCCATCCGCTGAACTATCTGCGCGGCCTCGCCGACGGCGTGGCGCGCCGCGGCGTTCCTGTCTTCCAGGAATCGCCGGTGGTCAAGCTTCGGCGCGAGAAGGACGGTATCATCGCGGAGACGCCGCGAGGGACGGTGCGCGCCAAGCAGGCGATCATCGCCACCAACAGCTATTCCGACCTGACCAGTGCCACCGCGCATCTGCAGCGCACGCTGATCCCGTTCCGCAGCGCCATGGTCGCAACCGAGCGGCTCTCGCGCAACCTCGCGGGAAAGCTGATGCCGACGGGGCGCACCTACACCGAGACCAAGCGCATGATGCGCTGGTTCCGCATGGTCGACAACCGCGTCATCTTCGGCGGCCGCGGCGCCTTCGGCAAGCAGGATTCGCAAGCCGCGTTCGATGCCTTGCGCAAGGCGATGGTCGGCATCTTTCCCGATCTCGCCGATGTCCCGCTCGAATACAAGTGGTCGGGCCTCGTCGCGATGACGCTGGACTCGGTGCCGCATATCGGCCGGCTCGACGACCGCACGCTGTTCTCGGTCGGCTACAACGGCGCCGGTGTTGCGATGTCGAGCCTGATGGGCCGCTATCTCGCCGCCTTCGTGCGCGGCGAGACGCCCGACGTCGGCCTGCTCGACGCGCGGCGCATGAAGGCGATTCCGTTCTATCCGCTGCGTGAGCCCGCCGTGCGCATCGTCGCCGGCTGGTACCAGTTTCTCGATGCGATCGGTCAGTGA
- a CDS encoding ABC transporter substrate-binding protein, translating to MTTKQSLGLGCALLGAIGLTSAADAAEQITFVSQGGAYQQAQTVAILDPSAKKLGITINQDSIPDAWPAIKTQVGSGKPIWDVVDTPTGNCLRGGEQGLLEKLDFSKIPNGAAMPEAYRSPYSVSYEFYSSVLAYSQKTFPKDAPNSWADFWDVKKFPGRRALRNHPFATLEAALMADGVAPDKLYPLDVDRAFRKLEEIKPHITVWWTSGAQSAQLLNDGEVDMEMAWNGRVSAVAKEGAKVAFTYNQGILQSTSLCILKGAPNLGTALKFLNEAVDPVHQANLPLHIDYGPGNPKAFETGVIKPERAAQLPSEPANATKQALMSYAWWSSPAGEAAEKRWASFMQK from the coding sequence ATGACGACGAAGCAGAGTTTGGGATTGGGCTGCGCGCTGCTGGGCGCGATCGGATTGACCAGTGCGGCTGATGCCGCCGAGCAGATCACCTTCGTCTCGCAGGGCGGCGCCTATCAGCAGGCGCAGACGGTGGCGATCCTCGATCCCTCCGCCAAGAAGCTCGGCATCACCATCAACCAGGACTCCATTCCCGACGCCTGGCCCGCGATCAAGACGCAGGTCGGCAGCGGCAAGCCGATCTGGGACGTCGTCGACACCCCGACCGGCAACTGCTTGCGCGGCGGCGAGCAGGGGCTGCTCGAGAAGCTCGACTTTTCGAAGATTCCAAACGGCGCGGCGATGCCGGAGGCCTATCGCAGTCCCTATTCGGTGTCCTACGAATTCTATTCCAGCGTGCTCGCCTACAGCCAGAAGACCTTCCCGAAGGACGCGCCGAACAGCTGGGCCGATTTCTGGGACGTGAAGAAGTTTCCCGGCCGCCGCGCGCTGCGCAACCACCCGTTCGCGACGCTCGAGGCGGCGCTGATGGCCGACGGCGTGGCGCCGGACAAGCTCTACCCGCTCGACGTCGACCGCGCCTTTAGGAAGCTGGAAGAGATCAAGCCGCACATCACGGTGTGGTGGACCTCGGGCGCGCAGTCGGCGCAGCTGCTCAATGACGGCGAGGTCGACATGGAGATGGCCTGGAACGGTCGCGTCAGCGCGGTCGCGAAGGAGGGCGCCAAGGTCGCCTTCACCTACAACCAGGGCATTTTGCAGAGCACCTCGCTGTGCATCCTCAAGGGCGCGCCGAATCTCGGTACGGCGCTAAAATTCCTCAACGAGGCCGTCGATCCCGTGCACCAGGCCAACCTGCCGCTCCACATCGATTACGGCCCGGGCAATCCGAAGGCGTTCGAGACGGGCGTGATCAAGCCCGAGCGCGCGGCGCAATTGCCGAGCGAGCCGGCGAATGCGACGAAGCAAGCGCTGATGTCCTACGCCTGGTGGTCCTCGCCCGCGGGAGAAGCCGCCGAGAAGCGCTGGGCGTCCTTCATGCAGAAGTGA
- a CDS encoding ABC transporter permease translates to MLALVSPALLVILALIVLPVGWLAWQSIYHDGFTLENYRRVFTEDIYWRSFALTFEISLAVTGIALLLGYPVAYLANSVPKGWSILILSLVVLPFWTSVLVRAYAWLALLQRSGVINQFLRYLDVISEPLALVHNTFGTVVATVHILLPFMVLPLYATMQKIPNDLMQAGASLGASPSLTFVRVFLPLSLPGVLAGCTMVFVLCLGFYITPELLGGGRTVMVSMLVSRNVELYNQFGAASAVAVVLLISVLAIFFIVSRFISLDRVLGQK, encoded by the coding sequence ATGCTGGCATTGGTGTCGCCGGCGCTGCTGGTGATCCTGGCTCTGATCGTGTTGCCGGTCGGCTGGCTGGCCTGGCAGTCGATCTACCATGACGGCTTCACGCTGGAGAACTATCGCCGCGTCTTCACCGAGGACATCTACTGGCGCAGCTTTGCGCTGACCTTCGAGATCAGCCTCGCGGTCACGGGAATCGCGCTGCTGCTCGGCTACCCCGTGGCCTACCTCGCCAATTCGGTGCCGAAGGGCTGGAGCATCCTCATCCTCTCGCTGGTCGTGCTGCCGTTCTGGACCAGCGTGCTGGTGCGCGCCTATGCCTGGCTGGCGCTGCTCCAGCGCAGCGGCGTGATCAACCAGTTCCTGCGCTATCTCGATGTGATCTCCGAGCCGCTCGCGCTGGTCCACAACACGTTCGGCACGGTGGTCGCAACCGTGCACATCCTGCTACCGTTCATGGTGCTGCCGCTCTATGCCACCATGCAGAAGATCCCGAACGACCTGATGCAGGCCGGCGCCAGCCTTGGCGCGAGCCCGTCGCTGACCTTCGTCCGCGTGTTCCTGCCGTTGTCGCTGCCGGGCGTGCTCGCGGGCTGCACCATGGTGTTCGTGCTCTGCCTCGGCTTCTACATCACGCCGGAGCTGCTCGGCGGCGGACGCACCGTGATGGTGTCGATGCTGGTGAGCCGCAACGTCGAGCTTTACAACCAGTTCGGGGCCGCCAGCGCGGTCGCGGTGGTGCTGCTAATAAGTGTGCTCGCGATCTTCTTCATTGTCAGCCGCTTCATCTCGCTCGACCGCGTGTTGGGGCAGAAATGA
- a CDS encoding ABC transporter permease, translated as MMRASPARIALYVISTLVLVYLIIPVLIIAPISFSSARFLTFPPPSFSLRWYQQYFSNPAWMQATRVTLTVALLTVVIATPFGVAAAYAISQSKLRIMRLIHMALLLPLVVPIIITAVGIFFVYAKVGLVATMPGLVLANVMLGLPYVVISVLAGLQSFDPAQEMVARSLGMNRLRSFFAVTLPQIKSSVVAGGIFAFISAMDETIVALFISGGQYQPLTKRMFTALRDEIDPTIAAISTLMTAASFMLVLLASARQKRSG; from the coding sequence ATGATGCGCGCCTCGCCCGCACGGATTGCCCTCTACGTGATCAGTACGCTGGTGCTGGTCTATCTGATCATCCCCGTTCTGATCATCGCGCCGATCTCGTTCTCCAGCGCGCGCTTTCTGACCTTCCCGCCGCCGTCCTTCTCGCTGCGCTGGTACCAGCAATATTTCTCAAATCCCGCCTGGATGCAGGCGACGCGGGTGACGCTGACGGTTGCGCTCCTCACCGTCGTGATCGCGACCCCGTTCGGGGTGGCCGCCGCCTATGCCATCAGCCAGTCGAAGCTTCGGATCATGCGTCTCATCCACATGGCGCTGCTGTTGCCGCTGGTGGTGCCGATCATCATCACCGCCGTCGGCATCTTCTTCGTCTATGCCAAGGTCGGTCTGGTCGCGACCATGCCCGGCCTCGTGCTTGCCAACGTGATGCTGGGCCTGCCTTATGTCGTCATCTCGGTGCTCGCAGGCCTGCAGAGTTTCGACCCCGCGCAGGAGATGGTGGCGCGCAGCCTCGGCATGAACCGCCTGCGCAGCTTCTTCGCGGTGACGCTGCCGCAGATCAAGTCCAGCGTGGTCGCGGGCGGAATCTTCGCCTTCATCTCGGCGATGGACGAGACCATCGTCGCGCTGTTTATCTCCGGCGGCCAGTATCAGCCGCTGACCAAGCGCATGTTCACCGCGCTCCGCGACGAGATCGATCCGACCATTGCCGCGATCTCGACCTTGATGACGGCGGCCTCATTCATGCTGGTGCTGCTGGCGAGCGCGCGACAGAAGCGCAGCGGGTGA
- a CDS encoding aspartate/glutamate racemase family protein produces the protein MQTIGLIGGMSWESTALYYKLINERVRDRMGKLHSAPLLMYSYDFEQIKQMQYAGRWQEAAASLAEVARLLESAGARAIVLCTNTMHKLAPEIISSVSVPFIHIGDATAERIRAKGYRRVGLLGTKFTMEEDFYIDRLRAHGLDVMVPPAHERAEVNRIIYDELCLGDVTAPSRRRYQEVMAALVAGGAECIILGCTEITMLVGPHDVSVETFDTTAIHAETAADFAIG, from the coding sequence ATGCAAACCATTGGCCTGATCGGAGGCATGAGCTGGGAGAGCACCGCGCTCTACTACAAGCTCATCAACGAGCGGGTTCGCGACCGCATGGGCAAGCTGCATTCGGCCCCGCTGTTGATGTATTCCTACGATTTCGAGCAGATCAAGCAGATGCAGTATGCCGGCCGCTGGCAGGAGGCGGCGGCGAGCCTCGCTGAGGTCGCGCGGTTGCTCGAAAGTGCCGGCGCGCGGGCGATCGTGTTGTGCACGAACACGATGCACAAACTGGCGCCCGAGATCATATCCAGCGTGAGCGTTCCGTTCATCCACATCGGCGATGCGACGGCCGAGCGGATCCGGGCCAAGGGATATCGGCGGGTCGGCTTGCTCGGCACCAAGTTCACGATGGAGGAAGACTTCTACATCGACCGATTGCGCGCGCACGGTCTCGACGTCATGGTCCCTCCCGCGCACGAGCGCGCCGAGGTGAACCGCATCATCTACGACGAGCTGTGCCTCGGGGACGTCACCGCGCCATCGCGCCGCCGCTACCAGGAGGTAATGGCGGCTCTCGTCGCCGGCGGCGCCGAGTGCATCATCCTCGGCTGCACCGAGATCACGATGCTGGTCGGCCCGCACGACGTTTCGGTCGAGACGTTCGACACCACGGCCATCCACGCCGAGACGGCCGCCGATTTCGCGATTGGATGA
- a CDS encoding thiamine pyrophosphate-binding protein produces MTIRNTRTGGQILIDQLVAQGVERVTCVPGESYLAALDALHDSPIDVVICRAEGGAAMMAEAYGKLTGRPGICFVTRGPGATNASHGVHIAMQDSTPMILFVGQVDTGMREREAFQELDYKAVFGSMAKWAVEIDRPDRIPELVARAFRVAMQGRPGPVVIALPENMLTETAAVADAMRIEPAVSWPAPADIDKLGAMLAGAKAPLVILGGSRWTDEAAKSIARFAERFDLPVATSFRRASLIDADHSHYAGDLGIGPSPDLKARIDNADVLLLIGGRMSEMPSSSYTLLDIPNPKQKLIHVHPGSEELGRIYQPDLAIQATPAAFAAAVETLKPSGAVAWKGEAAKAHADYLAWTGKARELPGRFQYGQIMTWLRDRLPKDAIVCNGAGNYAGWIHRHHRFHSFAAQLAPTSGSMGYGVPAGVLAKRQYPDRVVVAFAGDGCFLMNGQEFATAVQYDAPLVVVIIDNSQYGTIRMHQERDYPGRVVGTQLKNPDFAMYAKAFGGHGERVERTEEFAPAFERALASGKPSILHCIIDPRAISVGKDFVPAVKA; encoded by the coding sequence ATGACCATTCGCAACACCCGCACCGGGGGCCAGATCCTGATCGATCAGCTCGTCGCCCAAGGCGTCGAGCGCGTCACCTGCGTGCCGGGTGAGAGCTATCTGGCGGCCCTCGATGCGCTGCATGACAGCCCGATCGACGTCGTGATCTGCCGCGCCGAAGGCGGCGCGGCGATGATGGCGGAAGCCTATGGCAAGCTCACCGGACGGCCCGGAATCTGCTTCGTCACCCGCGGTCCCGGTGCCACCAATGCCAGCCACGGCGTCCACATCGCGATGCAGGATTCGACGCCGATGATCCTGTTCGTCGGCCAGGTCGACACCGGCATGCGCGAGCGCGAGGCGTTCCAGGAGCTCGACTACAAGGCCGTGTTCGGCTCGATGGCGAAATGGGCAGTCGAGATCGATCGCCCCGACCGCATTCCGGAGCTGGTGGCGCGCGCGTTCCGCGTCGCCATGCAGGGCCGCCCCGGTCCCGTCGTGATCGCGCTGCCGGAAAACATGCTGACCGAGACCGCGGCCGTCGCCGATGCCATGCGAATCGAGCCGGCGGTGAGCTGGCCGGCGCCTGCCGATATCGACAAGCTCGGCGCCATGCTGGCCGGCGCCAAGGCGCCGCTCGTCATTCTCGGCGGCTCGCGCTGGACCGATGAGGCGGCCAAGAGCATCGCGCGGTTCGCCGAGCGATTCGACCTGCCGGTCGCGACCTCGTTCCGCCGGGCCTCGCTGATCGACGCCGACCATTCGCACTACGCCGGCGACCTCGGCATCGGGCCGAGCCCGGACCTGAAGGCGCGCATCGACAATGCCGATGTCCTCCTGCTGATCGGCGGCCGCATGTCGGAGATGCCGTCCTCCTCCTATACGCTGCTCGACATTCCCAACCCGAAGCAGAAGCTGATCCATGTGCATCCGGGCTCCGAAGAGCTCGGCCGCATCTATCAGCCTGATCTGGCGATCCAGGCGACGCCGGCCGCCTTCGCCGCCGCCGTCGAGACGCTGAAGCCTTCCGGCGCGGTGGCGTGGAAGGGCGAGGCCGCCAAGGCGCATGCGGATTACCTCGCCTGGACCGGGAAGGCGCGCGAGCTGCCGGGCAGGTTCCAGTACGGCCAGATCATGACCTGGCTGCGCGATCGCCTGCCGAAGGACGCGATCGTCTGCAACGGCGCCGGCAATTATGCCGGCTGGATTCATCGCCATCACCGCTTCCACAGCTTTGCCGCCCAGCTTGCGCCGACCTCGGGCTCGATGGGTTACGGCGTGCCGGCGGGCGTGCTGGCCAAGCGGCAATATCCGGATCGCGTCGTCGTTGCCTTCGCCGGTGACGGCTGCTTCCTGATGAACGGCCAGGAATTCGCCACCGCCGTGCAATATGACGCGCCGCTCGTCGTCGTCATCATCGACAATTCGCAATACGGCACCATCCGCATGCACCAGGAGCGCGACTATCCCGGCCGCGTCGTCGGCACCCAGCTCAAGAACCCGGACTTTGCGATGTATGCGAAGGCGTTCGGCGGCCATGGTGAGCGTGTCGAGCGCACCGAAGAGTTCGCACCGGCGTTCGAGCGCGCGCTGGCTTCGGGCAAGCCGTCGATCCTCCATTGCATCATCGATCCCAGGGCGATCTCGGTCGGCAAGGATTTTGTTCCGGCGGTGAAGGCCTAG
- a CDS encoding FAD-binding oxidoreductase, whose protein sequence is MPEGRHVAIIGAGAIGVISAIEALREGHRVTLIDPGEPGGEQAASYGNAGWLSSHSVIPPAEPGVWRKVPGYLMDPLGPLAIRWSYLPKALPWLIKYLLSGWTPARVETTAFALRDLLKDAPLLHKKLAEEAGVPELIERNGVMHVFTSRGNFDNDLGWRLRKKVGVEWLELNADEMRQREPDLHPRYTFGVVVEEAGRCRDPGAYVAALAAHAIASGAKHVRAKATGLRLNGDKLVAVLTETGEIACDAAVVAAGARSKQLTASVGDPLPLETERGYHVVIENPEVGPRSSMMASDAKLVVNWTNKGLRAAGTVEIAGLEAAPNWKRAEILRNHLVSMFPKLPKDLPASRVKTWFGHRPSMPDGRPCIGYARASRDIVYAFGHGHVGLVGSARTGRLVAQLVSGKAPEIPLAPFAPDRFL, encoded by the coding sequence ATGCCTGAAGGCCGCCACGTCGCCATCATCGGGGCCGGCGCGATCGGCGTGATCAGCGCGATCGAGGCGCTGCGCGAGGGCCATCGCGTCACGCTGATCGATCCCGGCGAGCCCGGAGGCGAACAGGCGGCGAGCTACGGCAATGCCGGCTGGCTGTCGTCGCATTCGGTGATCCCGCCGGCGGAGCCGGGCGTCTGGAGGAAGGTGCCGGGCTATCTGATGGACCCGCTCGGCCCGCTTGCGATCCGCTGGTCTTACCTGCCGAAGGCGCTGCCCTGGCTGATCAAGTACCTGCTCTCGGGCTGGACCCCGGCGCGGGTCGAGACCACGGCGTTCGCGCTGCGCGATCTCCTGAAGGACGCGCCGCTGCTGCACAAAAAGCTCGCGGAAGAAGCCGGTGTTCCTGAATTGATCGAGCGCAACGGCGTGATGCACGTGTTCACCTCGCGCGGCAATTTCGACAACGACCTCGGCTGGCGCTTGCGCAAGAAGGTCGGCGTCGAATGGCTGGAGCTCAATGCCGACGAGATGCGCCAGCGTGAGCCGGATCTGCATCCGCGCTATACCTTTGGCGTCGTCGTGGAGGAGGCCGGGCGCTGCCGTGATCCCGGCGCTTATGTCGCGGCCCTTGCCGCTCATGCGATCGCCAGCGGTGCGAAGCACGTGCGCGCCAAGGCAACCGGGCTGAGGCTCAACGGCGACAAGCTCGTGGCCGTTCTCACCGAGACCGGCGAGATCGCATGCGATGCCGCGGTGGTCGCGGCCGGTGCCCGCTCGAAGCAGCTCACCGCGTCGGTCGGCGATCCCTTGCCCCTCGAAACCGAGCGCGGCTATCACGTCGTGATCGAGAATCCGGAGGTAGGTCCGCGCAGCTCGATGATGGCCTCCGACGCCAAGCTGGTGGTGAACTGGACCAACAAGGGCTTGCGTGCCGCCGGCACGGTCGAGATCGCGGGCCTCGAGGCTGCGCCGAACTGGAAGCGGGCCGAGATCCTGCGCAACCACCTCGTCAGCATGTTCCCGAAACTGCCGAAGGACCTTCCGGCCTCGCGCGTCAAGACCTGGTTCGGCCATCGCCCGAGCATGCCGGACGGACGGCCCTGCATCGGCTATGCGCGCGCCTCGCGCGACATCGTCTATGCTTTCGGCCACGGCCATGTCGGCCTGGTCGGCTCGGCCCGCACCGGCCGTCTGGTCGCCCAGCTCGTGAGCGGCAAGGCGCCGGAAATTCCGCTGGCGCCGTTCGCACCCGATCGTTTCCTCTGA